A window of Candidatus Sericytochromatia bacterium contains these coding sequences:
- a CDS encoding S8 family serine peptidase: MRTAVHPAPAGQAASSPLTRQPSAAPSAPPSQAAWQSTRPAPDPLSSLNGPHLGTLDPTAPPARIASAGKTQPDTSAYLLRVADTVGLERLLRSPAFRDSRLTTRVAWGEGWLVRVEPPESGDTAAWRQRVNAVPEVRGLVREGRMRKFTEPDLPRQWAHATASANTREAWTLVSPASQASIVVAVLDSGLDVTHPEFAGRVVTPFNALDGASPTSNVTDESDGHGTHVTGIVGADGQNAQGGAGVAWGVRILPIKVLGPDGGTDTEILRGFMHAVNWRPSPDDGSRVRVINMSLGKSSADVSALYTEATAIARAAGILVVASSGNDAAPFVASPANSSGVLAVGSAFHHATWEGVSAFSNGGARLDLVAPGEEIYATLPGGAYGYLSGTSMASPYVAGVAALVTARYDPQHARANGAFVDLLRQRLLRAVTDLGLPGRDDLAGEGRLDAGRAVRPATIEASP, translated from the coding sequence GTGAGAACCGCTGTCCATCCCGCACCTGCCGGACAGGCCGCCTCCTCGCCGCTCACGCGCCAGCCCTCGGCCGCGCCGTCCGCTCCCCCCTCCCAGGCGGCCTGGCAATCCACCCGTCCCGCGCCCGACCCGCTGTCGTCGCTCAACGGCCCTCACCTGGGCACGCTAGATCCGACCGCGCCTCCCGCGCGGATCGCAAGCGCTGGGAAGACCCAACCCGACACAAGCGCCTACCTGCTGCGCGTGGCGGATACAGTTGGGCTAGAGCGCCTGCTGCGCAGCCCGGCCTTCCGCGACAGCCGCCTGACGACCCGCGTGGCCTGGGGCGAAGGATGGCTGGTGCGGGTCGAGCCGCCCGAAAGCGGGGATACGGCCGCCTGGCGACAACGCGTCAACGCCGTACCCGAGGTGCGCGGGCTGGTGCGAGAGGGCCGGATGCGAAAGTTCACGGAGCCGGACCTGCCGCGGCAGTGGGCCCACGCAACGGCCAGCGCCAACACCCGCGAAGCCTGGACCCTGGTGTCGCCGGCGAGTCAGGCCAGCATCGTCGTCGCGGTGCTGGACTCGGGCCTGGACGTGACCCACCCGGAATTCGCGGGGCGAGTCGTCACGCCCTTCAATGCGCTGGACGGGGCCTCGCCGACCAGCAACGTCACGGATGAGTCGGATGGCCACGGCACGCACGTGACAGGCATCGTCGGCGCCGATGGTCAGAACGCGCAGGGTGGCGCCGGGGTGGCGTGGGGGGTGCGAATCCTGCCGATCAAGGTGCTGGGACCGGATGGCGGTACCGACACGGAGATTCTACGCGGTTTCATGCACGCCGTGAACTGGCGCCCCAGCCCAGATGACGGGTCGCGGGTGCGGGTGATCAACATGAGCCTGGGAAAGTCGAGTGCCGACGTCAGCGCCCTTTATACCGAGGCGACGGCGATCGCCCGTGCGGCGGGCATCCTTGTGGTGGCCTCCAGCGGCAACGACGCCGCTCCCTTTGTGGCCTCACCGGCCAACAGTTCCGGGGTGCTGGCGGTCGGCAGTGCCTTTCACCACGCGACCTGGGAGGGCGTGAGCGCCTTTTCGAACGGAGGCGCACGACTGGACCTGGTGGCCCCGGGCGAGGAGATCTACGCGACGCTGCCCGGAGGGGCCTACGGATACCTCAGCGGCACCTCGATGGCCTCGCCCTACGTGGCCGGGGTGGCCGCCCTGGTGACGGCCCGCTATGACCCGCAGCACGCCAGAGCCAATGGCGCCTTCGTGGACCTGTTGCGGCAACGCCTGCTGCGGGCGGTCACGGACCTGGGCCTGCCCGGACGGGATGACCTGGCCGGGGAGGGGCGGCTGGACGCGGGTCGGGCGGTCAGGCCCGCCACCATCGAAGCGTCGCCCTGA
- a CDS encoding kelch repeat-containing protein has product MIARLSRSNQPFRLGGRLPLLLAGLLLGCQPSAWLGREAGPPGLTTPANAWLRLDWTALQAGRRSLLAFDLQPARYRISLLDAQGQPVREVELAPGPSQAVLADLPLLPRVLVRVVSLDANLAPLPNGVWRGLGPIVGGENRFALTPASTVAGAIVEELRQRDLVASTTLVESLDFSQVTPAVEAWQRHFRVSHPGLLDVSAIAQAWHASGSLPTVQPAFLPTPARLLLQPQDWPPGAEARVALSDPTSLGLTIDGEVRELGPVPPGTWTLQLLPLGADGLASQSHTVHLAPGQRLELPLSFGSVDAAPSLPVPRGEAAFGVVSLPGGSAALVLAGGQVQAPPSATTPAWPAFADDLALVGSPATSALQLPAVNGFHAVSGAAGAVHGDRLYLFGGLGPDFDPVGGVRRLSLASGTAEMLPSLPDGKRAELMAAASLGGALYVTGGRPSWPFPSSGTTHRYDPVANAWATTSLPSFPAAGYGCASAVVQDTWYLFGGRKSVLSGFLNLMEQDLSDVYAYNPSQDSQFRQVSSMPTARYGAAAASVGGRIWVAGGLDGRGRLSGAVEVFDPASGTWERKAPLRTPRAFAGMGLVDGRLLVAGGLLGRSEEGALPVRTVEAIGP; this is encoded by the coding sequence CCGCTCGAACCAGCCTTTCCGTCTGGGTGGCCGGCTGCCGCTGCTGCTGGCCGGCTTGCTGCTGGGATGCCAGCCCTCGGCCTGGCTCGGCCGGGAGGCGGGCCCGCCTGGCCTTACCACCCCGGCGAACGCCTGGCTGCGCCTCGACTGGACCGCCCTGCAGGCGGGTCGGCGGTCCCTGCTCGCGTTCGACCTGCAGCCCGCCCGCTACCGGATCAGCCTCCTCGACGCGCAGGGGCAACCCGTGCGGGAAGTGGAACTCGCGCCGGGGCCGAGCCAGGCCGTGCTGGCGGATCTGCCGCTGCTGCCGCGCGTGCTGGTGCGCGTGGTCTCGCTCGATGCCAACCTGGCCCCCCTGCCCAACGGCGTCTGGCGCGGCCTGGGACCGATCGTCGGCGGCGAGAACCGCTTCGCGCTGACCCCCGCCTCGACCGTGGCCGGGGCAATCGTGGAAGAATTGCGCCAGCGCGACCTGGTCGCCAGCACCACCCTGGTCGAATCGCTCGACTTCAGCCAGGTCACCCCGGCCGTGGAGGCCTGGCAGCGGCACTTTCGGGTTTCCCACCCGGGACTGCTCGACGTCTCGGCGATCGCCCAGGCCTGGCACGCCTCCGGCAGCCTGCCGACCGTCCAGCCCGCCTTCCTGCCCACGCCGGCCCGGCTCCTCTTACAGCCCCAGGACTGGCCACCGGGCGCCGAGGCCCGGGTGGCGCTCTCCGACCCCACCTCGCTGGGCCTGACGATCGATGGCGAGGTGCGCGAACTCGGCCCGGTGCCGCCAGGCACCTGGACACTGCAGCTGCTGCCCCTCGGCGCCGACGGGCTGGCCTCCCAGAGCCACACGGTCCACCTCGCGCCGGGCCAGCGCCTCGAGTTGCCGCTGTCCTTCGGCAGCGTCGATGCGGCGCCGTCGCTCCCGGTGCCGCGCGGCGAAGCCGCTTTCGGGGTGGTGTCGCTGCCCGGGGGCAGTGCCGCTCTGGTGCTGGCCGGTGGTCAGGTGCAAGCGCCCCCCAGCGCCACCACGCCGGCCTGGCCGGCCTTCGCCGACGACCTGGCGCTGGTGGGCAGCCCGGCCACCAGCGCCCTGCAACTGCCGGCAGTCAACGGGTTTCACGCCGTGAGCGGGGCCGCCGGGGCGGTCCACGGCGATCGCCTCTACCTCTTCGGCGGCCTCGGGCCCGATTTCGACCCCGTCGGCGGCGTGCGTCGGCTGAGTCTGGCCAGCGGCACGGCCGAGATGCTGCCCTCCCTGCCCGACGGCAAGCGCGCGGAGCTCATGGCGGCGGCCAGCCTCGGTGGGGCCCTCTACGTCACGGGTGGCCGACCGTCCTGGCCCTTCCCCAGCAGCGGCACGACCCACCGCTACGATCCCGTCGCGAACGCCTGGGCCACCACCTCGCTGCCCAGCTTCCCGGCGGCCGGCTATGGCTGTGCCAGTGCCGTCGTGCAGGACACCTGGTACCTGTTCGGCGGACGCAAAAGCGTGCTGAGTGGGTTCTTGAACCTGATGGAACAGGACCTGAGCGACGTGTACGCCTACAACCCGAGCCAGGACAGCCAGTTTCGACAGGTTTCCAGCATGCCCACGGCGCGCTACGGGGCCGCCGCCGCCTCCGTGGGGGGACGGATCTGGGTCGCCGGCGGCCTGGATGGGCGCGGACGCCTCTCGGGCGCGGTGGAGGTGTTCGACCCGGCCAGCGGGACGTGGGAGCGCAAGGCGCCCCTGAGGACCCCGCGCGCCTTCGCCGGCATGGGGCTGGTGGACGGTCGCCTGCTGGTGGCCGGCGGCTTGCTCGGTCGCAGCGAGGAGGGTGCCCTGCCCGTCAGGACGGTGGAGGCGATCGGCCCATGA